The following coding sequences lie in one Synechococcus sp. PCC 7336 genomic window:
- a CDS encoding Uma2 family endonuclease: MVTTQDPQVPEILSLPVGELYSDEPPMESDAHLRQMLLLISCLDWLWQDRDDYFASGNLTIYFSPKQIKSRDFRGPDFFVVLGTERRSRKSWVVWEEEGKYPNAIVEILSESTAQVDRGTKKQLYQDTFRTPEYFWFDPNTLEFAGFLLIGGTYEPISANEAGYLWSRQLDLYLGIHESQLRFFTPDEQLVPTPLEAAQQAQQEAQQIQQEAQQAQQEAQQAQQEAQQAQREAQQAQREVQQAQQRTDRLAAKLRELGLDPNTI, encoded by the coding sequence ATGGTGACTACGCAAGATCCTCAAGTTCCTGAAATCTTGAGTCTCCCTGTGGGGGAGCTATACAGCGACGAGCCGCCGATGGAAAGCGATGCCCACTTACGCCAGATGCTGTTGCTGATTAGCTGTTTAGATTGGCTCTGGCAAGACCGAGATGATTATTTTGCCTCTGGTAATCTGACGATATATTTTAGTCCCAAACAAATTAAATCTAGAGACTTTAGAGGACCGGACTTTTTTGTTGTTCTGGGCACGGAGCGGCGCTCCCGCAAAAGTTGGGTGGTTTGGGAGGAAGAGGGCAAATATCCCAATGCGATCGTCGAGATTTTATCGGAGAGTACGGCTCAGGTCGATCGGGGAACGAAAAAGCAACTCTATCAAGATACGTTTCGCACGCCGGAATATTTCTGGTTTGACCCAAACACACTGGAGTTTGCAGGCTTCCTATTAATTGGCGGCACTTACGAACCCATCTCTGCCAACGAAGCAGGCTACCTTTGGAGCCGACAGCTCGATTTATATCTGGGCATTCACGAGTCTCAACTGCGCTTTTTTACCCCAGACGAACAATTAGTCCCTACACCACTGGAAGCTGCTCAACAGGCCCAGCAAGAAGCTCAACAGATCCAGCAAGAAGCTCAACAGGCCCAGCAGGAGGCTCAACAGGCCCAGCAGGAGGCTCAACAGGCCCAGCGGGAGGCTCAACAGGCCCAGCGGGAAGTTCAGCAGGCCCAGCAGCGAACCGATCGCCTCGCCGCAAAGCTAAGGGAATTAGGACTCGATCCAAATACGATCTAA
- a CDS encoding Uma2 family endonuclease, protein MVTTQDPQVPEILSLPVGELYSDEPPMESDAHLRQMLLLISCLDWLWQDRDDYFASGNLTIYFSPKQIKSRDFRGPDFFVVLGTERRSRKSWVVWEEEGKYPNAIVEILSESTAQVDRRTKKQLYQDTFRTPEYFWFDPNTLEFAGFILIGGTYEPISANEAGQLWSQQLDLYLGIHESQLRFFTPDEQLVPTPLEAAGQAQQEARQAQQETRQAQQRTDRLAEKLRELGVDPNTI, encoded by the coding sequence ATGGTGACTACGCAAGATCCTCAAGTTCCTGAAATCTTGAGTCTCCCTGTGGGAGAGTTATACAGCGACGAGCCGCCGATGGAAAGCGATGCCCACTTACGCCAGATGCTGTTGTTGATTAGCTGTTTAGATTGGCTCTGGCAAGACCGAGATGATTATTTTGCCTCTGGCAATCTGACGATATATTTTAGTCCCAAACAAATTAAATCCAGAGACTTTAGAGGACCGGACTTTTTTGTTGTTCTGGGCACGGAGCGGCGCTCCCGCAAAAGTTGGGTGGTTTGGGAGGAAGAGGGCAAATATCCCAATGCGATCGTCGAGATTTTATCGGAGAGTACAGCTCAGGTCGATCGGAGAACGAAAAAGCAACTCTATCAAGATACGTTTCGCACGCCAGAATATTTCTGGTTTGACCCCAACACGCTGGAGTTTGCAGGCTTCATCTTAATTGGCGGCACTTACGAACCCATCTCTGCCAACGAAGCAGGCCAGCTTTGGAGCCAACAGCTCGATTTATATCTGGGCATTCACGAGTCTCAACTGCGCTTCTTTACCCCAGACGAACAATTAGTCCCTACACCACTGGAAGCTGCTGGGCAGGCCCAGCAGGAAGCTCGGCAGGCCCAGCAGGAAACTCGGCAAGCCCAGCAGCGAACCGATCGCCTCGCCGAAAAACTAAGGGAATTAGGAGTTGACCCGAATACGATTTAA